The Paenibacillus dendritiformis region GCCTTGCTGATTTCGACCGCAGCCGGTCTCATCGTCACGCGGGCGGCTTCCAAAGGAAATCTGGCCGAGGATATGAGCACGCAGATGCTCGCTTATCCGAAGCTGCTCTACATCGTCGCCGCGACGATTGCGATGCTCGGCTTGCTGACGCCGATCGGCCTGAAGCCGACCGTGCCGTTCGCGGCCGTGCTGGCCATCGCCGGCTACCGGATGCAGAAGACGATGGACGAGCGCCAGGTTCAGGAGGAGCAGCTCGAAGAGGAGCAGCAGATCGAGGAGGTCCGCAGCCCGGAGAGCGTCATCAACCTGCTGCAGGTCGATCCGATCGAGTTCGAATTCGGTTATGGGCTTATTCCGCTCGCCGACGCCCAACAGGGCGGCGACCTGCTGGACCGCATCATCATGATCCGCAGGCAATGCGCGCTTGAGCTCGGTCTCGTCGTTCCCGTCATCCGGATCCGGGACAATATCCAGCTGAAGCCGAACGAATATGTCATCAAAATCAAAGGCAATGCCGTTGCCCAGGGTGAGCTGCTGCTCAATCACTATTTGGCGATGAACCCGGGCTACGAGGATGATTCCGTCTCCGGCATCGAGACGACAGAGCCTGCCTTCGGCCTTCCGGCGCTCTGGGTCGACGAGACGATGAAGGAACGGGCGGAGCTGGCAGGATATACTGTCGTCGATCCGCCGTCCGTCGTCGCGACGCATCTGACCGAGATCATCAAGCGGCATGCACACGAGCTGGTCGGCCGTCAGGAGACGAAGGCGCTCGTGGAGACCGTCAAGGAACAGTACCCGGCGCTGGTCGACGATCTGATCCCGAACGTGCTCTCGATCGGAGAAGTGCAGAAGGTGCTGGCGAAGCTGCTGCGTGAAAAGATATCGATTCGCGACTTGGTCACCATCTTCGAGACGCTGGCCGATTACGGGACCTATACGAAGGATCCGGATGTGCTGACGGAGTATGTCCGTCAGGCGCTCGCCCGCCAGATCACACAGCAGTACGTCACTCCGGGAGAGACGCTGCGCGTCATTACGGTCGGTCCTACACTGGAGAAGAAGATTGCGGAGAGCGTGACGCAGAACGAGCACGGATCTTACCTGGTCATGGATCCGGGCACGACGCAGCAGGTGTATCAGCGGATTAGCGATCAGGTGCAGCGTCTCCTGCAATCGGGACATTCGCCGGTCCTGCTCGCGTCACCGACCATTCGCATGTATTTGCGGCAGCTGCTGGAGCGCGCGATGCAGGATATTCCGGTACTCTCTTACAATGAGCTTGAGCCTAGCGTAGAAATTCAAAGTGTCGGAGTGGTGAATGTATGAGAGTAAAAAAGTACATTGTGGAGACGATGCCCGAAGCGATGAGCCAAATTCGTCAAGAATTGGGGCAGGATGCGGTCATCATCAGCACGAAGGAAGTCCGTACCGGCGGCTTCCTCGGCATGTTCAGCCGCAAGGCGATCGAGGTGGTCGCGGCTGTGGACGAACAAGCGCAGCCGTCCCGGCCGTCCGGCTCCGCAAGGGCGTCGGCTCCCGCCGAACCTCCGGCGCGGGTCTACGTCTCGCCGACGGCGGCGCGCAGCGCCTATGGCGGCGCCCCGGCCGAGCCGCGTCCGCCTGCTCCGCAGGTGAAGGAAGCGGCTCCCGACTACGCTGCCCCGCGACCGCTGCGACCGGAGGAGCAAGCAACTCCGGCCGCCGGAGCCGAAGATCGGACGCGGCCGGCCAAGCGGGAGGAGACGGGAACGCAGGCCGCTGACCCGCTGGCGTTCGCTTCCGAACTTGAGGCGGCCGTTGCGCAAGCGTCCCGGCGGCCGCTGCTGGACGCGGAATGGCAGATCGAGATGGCCGAGATGAAGCAGATGATGCACAAGGTGATGCAGCGCGTCTACCAGGACAGCTGGCCGGAACCGTTCAAGGAGGTGGAACGGCATCTGCTTCGGCAGGGCGTTGGCAGCGAGCTGGTCTGCCGCTTCATCGAGGCGGCCGCAGAGCAATGCCTGCACCCGCAGGACGCAGAGGCTGCGGAAGCGAAGCGGCTCGTAACCGAGCAGGTGAGCGAGCAGCTTCTGAATTGGCAGGGGGACGGCATTACGAAGGCTACCCGCATCGTATACTTCGTCGGTCCGACGGGCGTCGGGAAGACGACCACGATTGCCAAGCTGGCCGCGGATCAGATTTTTCACCATGGCCGCAAAGTCGGGTTTATTACCGCAGATACATATCGGATTTCGGCCGTCGAGCAGCTGCGGACGTATGCTTCGATCTTGAACGTCCCGCTGGAGGTTGTCACTTCGCCGGGGGATACGGAACGGGCGC contains the following coding sequences:
- the flhF gene encoding flagellar biosynthesis protein FlhF is translated as MRVKKYIVETMPEAMSQIRQELGQDAVIISTKEVRTGGFLGMFSRKAIEVVAAVDEQAQPSRPSGSARASAPAEPPARVYVSPTAARSAYGGAPAEPRPPAPQVKEAAPDYAAPRPLRPEEQATPAAGAEDRTRPAKREETGTQAADPLAFASELEAAVAQASRRPLLDAEWQIEMAEMKQMMHKVMQRVYQDSWPEPFKEVERHLLRQGVGSELVCRFIEAAAEQCLHPQDAEAAEAKRLVTEQVSEQLLNWQGDGITKATRIVYFVGPTGVGKTTTIAKLAADQIFHHGRKVGFITADTYRISAVEQLRTYASILNVPLEVVTSPGDTERALNALEACDLILMDTAGRNFRNDMFVNELNTMLKPLPFSMTFLVLSLTSKTEDMLAIWERFENQRIDSLILTKADETATYGTIVNLASRVKIPCSYLTTGQNVPDDIQPFQVNDAVRWIMGD
- the flhA gene encoding flagellar biosynthesis protein FlhA is translated as MKTRDLFVLVGIIGIVLMMVLPIPLWLLDILLVINISLALMILLIAMNSKEALQFSIFPAMLLITTLFRLALNISTTKQILANGEAGDVVATFGQWITQGNIAVGMVVFLILVIVQFIVITKGSERVAEVAARFTLDAMPGKQMAIDADLNAGLINEQQARERREKIEKEADFYGAMDGASKFVKGDAIASIIILLINLIGGFVIGIAMHGMAFDEAAQTYSILSIGDGLVSQIPALLISTAAGLIVTRAASKGNLAEDMSTQMLAYPKLLYIVAATIAMLGLLTPIGLKPTVPFAAVLAIAGYRMQKTMDERQVQEEQLEEEQQIEEVRSPESVINLLQVDPIEFEFGYGLIPLADAQQGGDLLDRIIMIRRQCALELGLVVPVIRIRDNIQLKPNEYVIKIKGNAVAQGELLLNHYLAMNPGYEDDSVSGIETTEPAFGLPALWVDETMKERAELAGYTVVDPPSVVATHLTEIIKRHAHELVGRQETKALVETVKEQYPALVDDLIPNVLSIGEVQKVLAKLLREKISIRDLVTIFETLADYGTYTKDPDVLTEYVRQALARQITQQYVTPGETLRVITVGPTLEKKIAESVTQNEHGSYLVMDPGTTQQVYQRISDQVQRLLQSGHSPVLLASPTIRMYLRQLLERAMQDIPVLSYNELEPSVEIQSVGVVNV